A section of the Leptospira noumeaensis genome encodes:
- a CDS encoding AraC family transcriptional regulator has translation MDYYDHIELAISFMEKHLTEDIGVEDVSKNAFQSRWHFQRIFRYVTGYSVYTYLKKRRLTEAGNDLILGKDKIIDIALKYHYATPESFLRAFRTEFGINPSDFRKTSEHRNFLKLEIEPLRDKTRIDGSRIKTQIITKNEFILMGKPNRTTMQKCQNEIDIPKFWAEFFSEGIMNRIPEPIGNSFMGIYTNWDYAENFDVIIGAQVKNDTQVPSGFVTHRMKPAKYMVFTVPGNTNEDILNGWKYIYGTWMPNTGYEREFSDDFDVFDDRFQSETNPESEIYIPIK, from the coding sequence CATTTAACGGAAGACATTGGCGTTGAGGATGTTTCTAAAAATGCCTTCCAGTCTAGGTGGCATTTCCAAAGAATTTTTCGTTACGTTACTGGATATTCCGTTTATACTTATTTAAAAAAACGCAGGCTTACAGAAGCGGGAAATGATCTCATTCTCGGAAAAGACAAAATCATCGATATTGCATTAAAATACCATTATGCAACCCCTGAATCTTTCCTTCGTGCATTTCGTACGGAATTTGGTATCAATCCTTCTGACTTTAGAAAAACTTCCGAACACCGAAATTTTCTCAAATTGGAGATCGAACCTTTAAGAGATAAAACTCGAATCGATGGATCTAGGATCAAAACCCAAATCATTACAAAAAATGAATTTATACTAATGGGTAAACCGAATAGAACCACCATGCAGAAATGCCAGAACGAAATCGACATTCCTAAGTTTTGGGCCGAGTTTTTTAGTGAAGGTATTATGAACCGTATCCCTGAACCGATTGGAAATTCTTTTATGGGAATTTATACAAACTGGGATTATGCGGAAAATTTTGATGTAATCATCGGGGCGCAAGTCAAAAATGATACTCAGGTGCCCAGTGGGTTTGTGACTCACCGCATGAAACCAGCCAAATATATGGTATTCACCGTTCCAGGAAATACAAACGAAGACATTCTGAATGGATGGAAATATATATACGGAACTTGGATGCCGAATACGGGTTATGAGCGTGAGTTTAGTGATGATTTTGATGTCTTTGATGACCGTTTCCAATCAGAAACAAATCCAGAATCTGAAATTTACATTCCTATTAAATAG